A genomic region of Cyprinus carpio isolate SPL01 chromosome B11, ASM1834038v1, whole genome shotgun sequence contains the following coding sequences:
- the LOC109109928 gene encoding uncharacterized protein LOC109109928, which translates to MWIIHPLFIITLCMFLFSVLAGNNNKNAGSTSCEYLHPLMYAIICFLAAIVVILLILLIKMFMSMQSAMKRDTSHTTSDTRESTALCQNNALSVSPTSGNGADNSSSTSSEGSLSDISTTSQRYVSLEDRRKTSDYINVSETASIGLVDLKKMDTDYVNVQESQQKKAKRKGHLSGDDGTTSFSSDDSTLNYSKVVFTKTEK; encoded by the exons ATGTGGATTATACACCCTTTGTTTATTATTACTCTTTGTATGTTTCTCTTCAGTGTGCTGGCAG gtaacaacaataaaaatgcagGAAGCACATCTTG TGAATATCTTCATCCGTTGATGTATGCCATCATCTGTTTCCTCGCTGCCATAGTTGTTATTCTCCTGATACTTCTGATTAAAATGTTCATGTCGATGCAAAGCG CCATGAAAAGAGACACTAGCCATACAACCAGCGACACAAGAGAATCAACTGCTTTGTGTCAGAACAATGCATTAAGTGTCTCCCCTACTTCAGGCAAtg GTGCAGATAATTCATCCTCTACTAGTTCTGAAGGCTCG CTGTCAGATATTTCCACTACCTCTCAACGGTATGTAAGCCTTGAAGACCGTCGAAAGACTTCTGACTACATAAATGTTTCAGAAACTGCTTCCATTGGACTAGTGGACTTGAAAAAAATGGATACAGACTATGTGAATGTTCAAGAGTCCCAACAGAAAAAGGCAAAAAGAAAAGGCCACTTGAGCGGTGATGACGGTACGACAAGTTTTAGCAGCGATGATTCTACTCTGAATTACTCCAAGGTTGTCTTTACTAAGACAGAGAAGTAA
- the LOC109109927 gene encoding uncharacterized protein LOC109109927 isoform X2: protein MNTHITAHKAKVRHLCFFLILGFHVVYAGVPGPCKHSVTQDHLLNLRRLMKNQLQNGCSITYTFTEQQNLSVVCYVKAAFPHILELLNTQFRYAKDSDNYRYTNSLKNLIYNIYSQRCIPPINEEIEDSPKKFIRTHMTSPRAALEKAEEVIRMYMGLMIQSSKTVDWNCEEEYTEDYPESTTEPLSQTAGASDCPCICPAMSIRSTKSSASTSHWNIYPKSTQSPQRSSFSFVETLKGVNERTKQTKSAVPVTKHQTLDLRTPATWRSTQEHLSSSHFGSTPAFHEETSNSEMDHVPSPDLFPSFTNVFLNRTDSSVETTTSGPYQKSTSDNTQDDVEKSTPLLLAKRSLDSKSQEGPSSSYVKLSQNSVTTTSQPAYKDIKSTEIKNKPFQMLQPSKHIAPVTTTVLSSLKAAAHSSEGLSALVEQPGHLHSPPENFQTHTQSPLRVPRNFMRTIHEAKLSKDAFGVQRQQIPGG, encoded by the exons GTAAGGCATCTGTGCTTCTTCCTTATCCTGGGCTTTCATGTGGTGTATGCTGGTGTGCCAGGCCCATGTAAGCACTCTGTCACCCAGGACCATCTTTTGAATTTAAGACGTCTG ATGAAGAACCAGTTGCAAAATGGTTGCTCAATAACCTACACATTTACTGAGCAACAGAACCTG AGTGTTGTGTGTTATGTTAAAGCAGCATTCCCTCACATACTGGAGCTACTCAACACCCAGTTCAGATATGCTAAGGACTCGGACAATTACCGTTATACTAATTCACTGAAGAACTTGATCTACAACATTTACTCCCAGAGATGCATCCCTCCAATCAATGAGGAGATTGAG GATAGCCCAAAGAAGTTCATAAGAACCCACATGACTTCGCCCAGGGCAGCTTTGGAGAAAGCTGAGGAAGTGATTCGCATGTATATGGGTCTGATGATTCAGAGCAGCAAGACTGTGGACTGGAACTGCGAGGAGGAGTACACAGAAGATTACCCAGAATCCACCACTGAACCTCTCAGCCAAACAGCAG GTGCCTCCGATTGCCCCTGCATTTGTCCAGCAATGAGCATTAGATCAACTAAGTCATCTGCATCCACAAGCCATTGGAATATTTACCCCAAATCTACTCAATCCCCACAAAGATCATCCTTTTCATTTGTGGAAACTTTGAAGGGTGTTAATGAAAGAACTAAACAAACCAAGTCTGCTGTCCCAGTAACCAAACACCAAACACTAGATCTACGAACACCTGCCACATGGAGATCAACACAAGAACATTTATCCAGCTCCCACTTTGGTAGCACTCCAGCTTTTCATGAAGAAACTTCAAATTCAGAAATGGACCATGTGCCATCACCAGATCTTTTCCCGTCATTTACTAATGTATTTCTAAACAGAACTGACTCAAGTGTTGAGACTACCACCTCTGGCCCCTATCAAAAAAGCACAAGCGATAACACACAGGACGATGTGGAGAAGAGCACACCGCTTTTACTTGCCAAGAGGTCTTTAGATTCCAAAAGCCAAGAAGGACCATCCAGTTCCTATGTAAAATTATCACAGAACTCAGTTACTACAACATCTCAACCAGCATACAAAGATATAAAGAGCACAGAGATAAAAAACAAGCCTTTCCAAATGCTTCAACCGAGTAAACACATTGCACCAGTCACAACCACAGTTCTGTCTTCTTTGAAAGCAGCTGCGCATTCATCAGAAGGCCTGAGCGCCCTTGTTGAACAGCCAGGTCATTTACACAGCCCTCCTGAAAATTTCCAAACACACACCCAAAGTCCGTTGAGGGTGCCAAGGAATTTCATGAGAACCATCCATGAGGCGAAGCTCAGCAAAG ATGCCTTTGGTGTTCAAAGACAGCAGATCCCAGGAGGATAG
- the LOC109109927 gene encoding uncharacterized protein LOC109109927 isoform X1 produces the protein MNTHITAHKAKVRHLCFFLILGFHVVYAGVPGPCKHSVTQDHLLNLRRLMKNQLQNGCSITYTFTEQQNLSVVCYVKAAFPHILELLNTQFRYAKDSDNYRYTNSLKNLIYNIYSQRCIPPINEEIEDSPKKFIRTHMTSPRAALEKAEEVIRMYMGLMIQSSKTVDWNCEEEYTEDYPESTTEPLSQTAGASDCPCICPAMSIRSTKSSASTSHWNIYPKSTQSPQRSSFSFVETLKGVNERTKQTKSAVPVTKHQTLDLRTPATWRSTQEHLSSSHFGSTPAFHEETSNSEMDHVPSPDLFPSFTNVFLNRTDSSVETTTSGPYQKSTSDNTQDDVEKSTPLLLAKRSLDSKSQEGPSSSYVKLSQNSVTTTSQPAYKDIKSTEIKNKPFQMLQPSKHIAPVTTTVLSSLKAAAHSSEGLSALVEQPGHLHSPPENFQTHTQSPLRVPRNFMRTIHEAKLSKDSRSQEDRQEMKDQTHPDRGAQRNPATEQSSSTIISFGTVLIITLGCGGLLLITVLFYRQQKLSDSQVIFALLRRPT, from the exons GTAAGGCATCTGTGCTTCTTCCTTATCCTGGGCTTTCATGTGGTGTATGCTGGTGTGCCAGGCCCATGTAAGCACTCTGTCACCCAGGACCATCTTTTGAATTTAAGACGTCTG ATGAAGAACCAGTTGCAAAATGGTTGCTCAATAACCTACACATTTACTGAGCAACAGAACCTG AGTGTTGTGTGTTATGTTAAAGCAGCATTCCCTCACATACTGGAGCTACTCAACACCCAGTTCAGATATGCTAAGGACTCGGACAATTACCGTTATACTAATTCACTGAAGAACTTGATCTACAACATTTACTCCCAGAGATGCATCCCTCCAATCAATGAGGAGATTGAG GATAGCCCAAAGAAGTTCATAAGAACCCACATGACTTCGCCCAGGGCAGCTTTGGAGAAAGCTGAGGAAGTGATTCGCATGTATATGGGTCTGATGATTCAGAGCAGCAAGACTGTGGACTGGAACTGCGAGGAGGAGTACACAGAAGATTACCCAGAATCCACCACTGAACCTCTCAGCCAAACAGCAG GTGCCTCCGATTGCCCCTGCATTTGTCCAGCAATGAGCATTAGATCAACTAAGTCATCTGCATCCACAAGCCATTGGAATATTTACCCCAAATCTACTCAATCCCCACAAAGATCATCCTTTTCATTTGTGGAAACTTTGAAGGGTGTTAATGAAAGAACTAAACAAACCAAGTCTGCTGTCCCAGTAACCAAACACCAAACACTAGATCTACGAACACCTGCCACATGGAGATCAACACAAGAACATTTATCCAGCTCCCACTTTGGTAGCACTCCAGCTTTTCATGAAGAAACTTCAAATTCAGAAATGGACCATGTGCCATCACCAGATCTTTTCCCGTCATTTACTAATGTATTTCTAAACAGAACTGACTCAAGTGTTGAGACTACCACCTCTGGCCCCTATCAAAAAAGCACAAGCGATAACACACAGGACGATGTGGAGAAGAGCACACCGCTTTTACTTGCCAAGAGGTCTTTAGATTCCAAAAGCCAAGAAGGACCATCCAGTTCCTATGTAAAATTATCACAGAACTCAGTTACTACAACATCTCAACCAGCATACAAAGATATAAAGAGCACAGAGATAAAAAACAAGCCTTTCCAAATGCTTCAACCGAGTAAACACATTGCACCAGTCACAACCACAGTTCTGTCTTCTTTGAAAGCAGCTGCGCATTCATCAGAAGGCCTGAGCGCCCTTGTTGAACAGCCAGGTCATTTACACAGCCCTCCTGAAAATTTCCAAACACACACCCAAAGTCCGTTGAGGGTGCCAAGGAATTTCATGAGAACCATCCATGAGGCGAAGCTCAGCAAAG ACAGCAGATCCCAGGAGGATAGGCAGGAGATGAAGGACCAAACTCATCCAGACAGAGGAGCACAGAGGAATCCTGCCACAGAACAATCCAGCAGTACAATCATCTCTTTTGGCACTGTGCTCATTATTACATTGGGGTGTGGTGGACTTCTGCTCATAACTGTCCTGTTTTACAGACAACAAAAATTAAGTGACTCACAAGTCATTTTTGCTCTGCTGAGAAGACCCACTTAG